A single window of Flavobacterium sp. 140616W15 DNA harbors:
- a CDS encoding DUF3127 domain-containing protein yields MEVTGKVKVVNPEQQVSASFKKRELVVTTEEQYPQHIMIEFTQDKCDLLSNYKTGDPVKVSINLRGREWVNPQGETRYFNSIQGWRIERLDAAPAQTPPMPAAEAFAPATNLNEDEPDDLPF; encoded by the coding sequence ATGGAAGTTACAGGAAAAGTAAAAGTTGTTAATCCAGAACAACAAGTTAGTGCATCATTCAAGAAAAGAGAACTTGTAGTTACTACAGAAGAGCAATATCCTCAACACATCATGATCGAATTTACTCAAGATAAATGCGATTTGTTGAGTAATTATAAAACAGGAGATCCAGTAAAAGTTTCAATTAACTTAAGAGGAAGAGAATGGGTTAATCCACAAGGAGAAACTAGATATTTTAATAGTATTCAAGGATGGAGAATCGAAAGATTAGATGCTGCTCCAGCTCAAACACCTCCAATGCCTGCTGCAGAAGCTTTTGCTCCAGCAACAAACTTAAACGAAGACGAACCAGATGATTTACCATTTTAA
- the aat gene encoding leucyl/phenylalanyl-tRNA--protein transferase has protein sequence MYHLSEVLFFPPVSEANYDGVLAIGGDLSTERLQLAYCSGIFPWFNEGEPIVWWSPDPRMVLFLDELIVSKSMRNILNRNSFKVTFNQNFRDVISNCQKTKRDGQNGTWISNNMIEAYCKLHEMGFAKSVEVWENDELVGGLYGVDLGHVFCGESMFSKVSNASKVAFIALVTQLKKENYKLLDCQVYNPHLESLGCREIEREVFMEILK, from the coding sequence ATGTATCATTTATCTGAAGTTTTATTTTTTCCACCAGTTTCAGAAGCCAATTATGATGGGGTTTTGGCAATTGGAGGAGATTTATCTACTGAGCGATTGCAATTGGCTTATTGTAGCGGAATTTTTCCTTGGTTTAATGAAGGTGAGCCTATAGTTTGGTGGTCACCTGACCCTAGAATGGTTTTGTTTTTGGATGAATTAATCGTATCCAAAAGTATGCGTAATATTCTTAACAGAAATAGTTTTAAGGTCACGTTCAATCAAAATTTTAGAGATGTAATTTCGAATTGCCAGAAGACTAAACGTGATGGTCAAAATGGAACATGGATTTCTAATAACATGATCGAAGCCTATTGTAAACTTCATGAAATGGGCTTTGCAAAATCGGTTGAGGTATGGGAAAATGATGAATTGGTAGGTGGCTTATACGGAGTAGATTTAGGACATGTTTTTTGTGGAGAAAGTATGTTCTCGAAAGTATCAAATGCATCCAAAGTTGCTTTTATTGCCTTAGTGACTCAATTAAAAAAGGAGAATTATAAACTTTTGGATTGTCAGGTTTATAATCCACATTTAGAAAGTTTAGGTTGTCGTGAAATTGAGCGTGAAGTCTTTATGGAAATTTTAAAATAA
- a CDS encoding HesA/MoeB/ThiF family protein produces the protein MSIIQDFLRYNRQMMLPEIGDIGQDKIKQAKVLVIGAGGLGCPILQYLATAGVGTIGIVDFDLIEIHNLHRQILYTEDTIGQAKTPTAKAVVKKLNPLITVVPFEEKLTLENAFNIIHDFDIVVDGSDNFGTRYLVNDTCVSLNKTLVYGSILKFEGQVAVFNHNGSKNLRDLFPEMPNPKDVPNCNLNGVLGTLPGIIGTMMAHETLKLILNLPTLNNELILYNTLNWDFTKLNF, from the coding sequence ATGAGCATTATACAAGATTTTTTACGCTATAATCGCCAAATGATGTTACCTGAAATTGGTGATATTGGACAAGACAAAATAAAACAAGCTAAAGTACTAGTCATTGGTGCTGGTGGCTTGGGCTGTCCTATTTTACAATATTTAGCAACCGCAGGAGTCGGAACAATAGGTATTGTAGATTTTGATTTAATAGAGATTCATAATTTACATCGCCAAATTTTATATACTGAAGATACCATTGGTCAAGCCAAAACTCCAACTGCTAAAGCTGTAGTCAAAAAGCTAAATCCATTAATTACTGTTGTCCCTTTTGAAGAAAAACTAACTCTTGAAAATGCATTTAATATTATACACGATTTTGATATTGTAGTAGATGGATCTGATAATTTTGGAACCCGTTATTTAGTTAATGATACTTGTGTGAGCTTAAACAAAACATTGGTTTATGGGAGTATTTTAAAATTTGAAGGGCAAGTGGCCGTTTTTAACCATAATGGAAGTAAAAATTTACGTGATTTATTTCCTGAAATGCCCAATCCTAAAGACGTTCCAAATTGTAATTTAAATGGAGTTCTAGGAACATTGCCTGGAATAATTGGAACTATGATGGCACACGAAACATTAAAATTAATTCTAAATTTACCAACTTTAAATAACGAATTAATCCTTTATAATACACTAAACTGGGACTTTACTAAACTGAATTTTTAA
- a CDS encoding DUF3857 domain-containing protein, with product MKKLIFFITILLAQISFAQEEEVKNYKWDEVPKFQEIPAEFATYPAVVLKDYRLYENKVGGYAYKAFIVKHQAIKILSETGISEYNKVAINNRYVRDYRDLRVRVIKPNGKIEELPKERIVEKQGTSEKQFAFEGVEKGDIIEYYYVIKDYPDFSGSEYFQRDIPVLDAKFQINKIGQAYTYTAAYNGMKNQSIDKTTIYTASNLPAYKFERNATNMANLAKVYYFINTSKAYNYISYYNSLYSFADGVNAKSMIKGFVEDLKLNDSAITTDEKIEIIDTFLKENIEIDKQYNYKKVIETKKMTSNMVLYFYKDVLDYLKIKYQFAASTDKFDDKFDKENVIPEALSEILIYIPETKKYLAPFQFWMPYGQPSALSVNNDAVYFNQEPRKQVTYEFKKIENVLMDDNITEITSSITIDDDMETVLVNKKSTFTGYLASYFRYIVKYIPQDKINDFVKNNIFSDIDVEVQKYNFENKEYKNNYTPEKPFTINSDVKVKESWIENAGKNNLITIGKVLGKQASLYQEINRTNPIVLSYPKKNINYINLNIPAGFSVKNVANLTFNKEITNDNKEVIGLFKSSAKVEGNTVKITVEEFYNFTYLEKEKYTEYRDLVNALYDFNNASLLLTKVN from the coding sequence ATGAAAAAACTAATTTTCTTCATCACCATATTACTTGCACAAATTTCATTCGCTCAAGAAGAAGAGGTAAAAAACTACAAATGGGATGAGGTCCCTAAATTTCAAGAAATTCCTGCTGAATTTGCTACGTATCCAGCAGTTGTTTTAAAAGACTATAGACTTTATGAAAACAAAGTGGGAGGCTATGCCTACAAAGCTTTTATTGTAAAACATCAAGCTATAAAAATTTTATCTGAAACAGGAATTAGTGAATATAATAAAGTAGCAATAAACAATCGTTATGTAAGAGATTACAGAGATTTAAGAGTCCGTGTTATTAAACCTAATGGAAAAATTGAAGAACTTCCGAAAGAGAGAATTGTAGAAAAGCAAGGAACCAGCGAAAAGCAATTTGCTTTTGAAGGTGTTGAAAAAGGTGACATTATTGAATACTATTATGTAATAAAAGATTATCCAGATTTTAGTGGTTCAGAATATTTTCAAAGAGACATTCCTGTTCTTGACGCTAAATTTCAAATCAATAAAATTGGGCAGGCATATACATACACAGCGGCCTATAATGGAATGAAAAATCAAAGTATAGATAAAACTACAATTTACACAGCATCTAATTTACCTGCTTATAAGTTTGAAAGAAATGCTACAAATATGGCTAATCTTGCAAAAGTTTATTATTTCATTAACACATCCAAAGCATATAATTATATCAGCTATTATAATTCTCTTTATAGTTTTGCAGATGGTGTAAATGCTAAATCAATGATTAAAGGTTTCGTAGAAGATTTAAAATTAAATGACTCAGCAATTACAACTGATGAAAAAATAGAAATCATAGATACATTTTTAAAAGAGAATATTGAAATTGACAAACAGTATAATTATAAGAAAGTGATCGAAACCAAAAAGATGACATCAAATATGGTTTTATATTTTTATAAAGATGTTTTAGATTATCTTAAAATTAAATATCAATTTGCAGCTTCGACAGATAAATTTGACGACAAATTTGATAAAGAAAATGTTATTCCTGAAGCTCTATCGGAAATTTTAATCTACATTCCCGAAACAAAAAAATATCTCGCGCCTTTTCAATTCTGGATGCCTTATGGACAGCCAAGTGCTCTTTCTGTCAACAATGATGCTGTTTATTTTAATCAAGAACCTCGTAAGCAGGTTACATATGAGTTCAAGAAAATCGAAAATGTTTTAATGGATGATAATATTACAGAAATAACTAGTAGTATTACGATTGACGATGATATGGAAACGGTTTTAGTGAATAAAAAAAGTACATTTACTGGCTATCTTGCTTCTTATTTTAGATATATTGTCAAATATATTCCTCAAGATAAAATCAATGATTTTGTTAAAAACAATATTTTTAGTGATATTGATGTCGAAGTCCAGAAATATAATTTTGAGAATAAAGAATATAAAAATAATTATACTCCTGAAAAACCTTTTACTATCAACAGTGATGTAAAAGTAAAAGAATCATGGATAGAAAATGCAGGAAAAAATAACTTAATTACAATTGGAAAAGTTTTAGGAAAGCAAGCCAGTTTATATCAGGAAATCAATAGAACAAACCCAATCGTATTATCTTATCCAAAGAAAAATATAAACTATATCAATTTAAATATCCCAGCAGGTTTTAGCGTCAAAAATGTTGCTAATTTGACTTTTAACAAAGAGATTACAAACGATAACAAGGAAGTTATCGGTTTGTTTAAATCTAGCGCAAAAGTCGAAGGAAATACTGTAAAAATAACAGTCGAAGAATTTTATAATTTTACTTATTTAGAGAAAGAAAAATATACTGAATATCGAGATTTAGTCAACGCTTTGTATGATTTTAATAATGCTTCATTGCTTTTGACTAAAGTCAATTAA
- a CDS encoding transglutaminase domain-containing protein, which translates to MTIFLSFLFFSFFSGTAQSTKQKSYIAEKQSSYNITVKNNLPSIILSSAEKRWVGDKDDKSILGNKINYADSFEKVFDIEAYSISPNNKKHKVSYIGTEDREIGNIFVHDMKFRYYTFPNIEEGSQTYSLYKKEYQKPQFLESYYFKDYLDCKSSRVILKVSKDIEIGYIIQGNTSNENIEFTKEINGDFTIYSWQMVNIEKEEKESSSPNFSYYSPHLIFYIKNYKNNSGTQNVVGTIDNLYRFYAQTIKDINKQDQTQVKEKTAELITGLTKDFDKAKVIFDYVQSKINYVAFEDGMGGYIPREAASVLQKKYGDCKDMANLLNEMLRYAGIESNIAWIGTRHNNYTYKNVPSPIVDNHMITVARINNQDLFLDATGQYSLFPNVTPFIQGKEALTKIDDLKYKITTVPVIPSDQNKTNGKLKIEFNSNSLIGQANFNLNGFLKTQFISTYKASTDKNEMLKGYFARFIQNIQTSNVDIKNDDLSQIPLEIRYQFELDKWIKKTDNQLLFKPILFFPYSDARINVEKRKTPLENDFKKSYNFEYEFVIPQGYTIDFLPENFNFTNAFFTASITYKKVNNTIIINQEMTMDTLLIEKNNFETWNIAIKNITKQYNQNIILIKK; encoded by the coding sequence ATTACAATCTTTCTTTCCTTTCTTTTTTTTAGTTTTTTTTCAGGTACAGCCCAAAGTACAAAGCAAAAATCATATATAGCAGAAAAACAATCTTCCTATAATATTACTGTAAAAAATAATCTTCCTTCAATTATTCTTTCTTCAGCTGAAAAAAGATGGGTTGGTGATAAAGATGACAAATCTATTTTAGGAAACAAAATAAACTATGCAGACTCTTTTGAAAAAGTTTTTGACATTGAAGCTTATAGTATTTCTCCAAACAATAAAAAGCATAAAGTTTCGTATATTGGAACTGAAGATCGTGAAATAGGCAACATATTTGTTCATGACATGAAATTCAGATATTACACTTTTCCAAATATTGAAGAGGGCTCACAAACCTATTCTTTATACAAAAAAGAATATCAAAAACCTCAGTTTTTAGAAAGCTATTATTTCAAAGATTACCTCGATTGCAAATCATCAAGAGTTATTCTAAAAGTTTCAAAAGACATAGAAATTGGCTACATCATTCAGGGTAATACTAGTAATGAAAACATAGAATTTACAAAAGAAATTAATGGTGATTTTACAATTTACTCATGGCAAATGGTAAACATCGAAAAAGAAGAAAAAGAAAGTAGTTCTCCCAATTTTTCATATTACAGCCCACATTTGATTTTTTATATTAAAAACTACAAAAATAATTCAGGCACTCAGAATGTTGTTGGAACTATAGATAATCTTTATCGTTTCTACGCACAAACAATTAAAGACATCAACAAACAAGACCAAACTCAGGTAAAAGAAAAAACAGCAGAACTGATTACTGGTCTAACAAAAGATTTTGACAAAGCTAAAGTAATTTTTGATTATGTTCAAAGTAAAATAAACTATGTTGCTTTTGAAGACGGAATGGGAGGATACATTCCGCGAGAAGCAGCTTCTGTATTGCAAAAAAAGTATGGCGATTGTAAGGATATGGCCAACTTACTAAATGAAATGCTTCGTTACGCCGGTATAGAGTCTAATATAGCATGGATTGGAACTCGCCATAATAATTATACCTATAAAAATGTTCCAAGCCCAATTGTAGACAATCATATGATTACAGTTGCCCGAATTAACAACCAAGACTTGTTCTTGGATGCAACTGGCCAATACTCTTTATTTCCAAATGTAACTCCATTCATACAAGGAAAAGAAGCCTTAACAAAAATAGACGATTTAAAATACAAAATTACCACCGTTCCAGTTATCCCTTCTGATCAAAATAAAACGAACGGCAAGCTAAAGATAGAATTTAATTCGAATTCATTAATTGGTCAAGCAAATTTTAATTTAAATGGTTTTTTGAAAACGCAATTTATTAGTACATATAAAGCTTCAACTGATAAAAATGAAATGTTAAAAGGTTATTTTGCACGTTTTATCCAGAATATTCAAACATCAAATGTTGATATTAAAAATGATGATTTATCTCAAATCCCACTTGAAATCCGATATCAATTTGAATTAGACAAATGGATTAAAAAAACAGACAATCAACTACTTTTTAAACCAATCTTATTCTTCCCTTATTCAGATGCAAGAATTAATGTTGAGAAAAGAAAAACTCCTCTTGAAAATGACTTCAAAAAATCATATAATTTCGAGTATGAATTTGTTATCCCACAAGGATATACTATAGATTTTTTACCTGAAAATTTTAATTTCACTAATGCCTTTTTTACAGCAAGTATAACCTACAAAAAAGTTAATAATACGATTATAATAAATCAAGAAATGACAATGGATACATTACTAATTGAGAAAAACAATTTTGAAACATGGAACATTGCTATCAAAAACATTACGAAACAATACAATCAAAATATTATTCTCATAAAAAAATGA
- a CDS encoding flavin reductase family protein: protein MISIDPKEIPTAKLQGYLQSAVGPRPIAFASTIDKDGKPNLSPFSFFNVFSANPPILVFSPSRRVRDNSIKHTLINAEATREVVINVVNYDIVQQTSLASTEYADGVNEFIKSGLTQIPSDIVKPYRVKESPVQFECKVTQIIPLGTEGGAGNLILCEVVKIHIHEEILDENGAIDQHKIDLVSRLGSNWYSRSNQGLFEVEKPLTTLGIGVDAVPDFVKASSVFDGNDLGKLGNIEALPTTEEVSIFVKENFSVKGVLSSDDEVKVHQEAKKYLNENDVISAWKVLLAKKIKK, encoded by the coding sequence ATGATTAGTATTGATCCAAAGGAAATTCCGACAGCAAAATTACAAGGCTATTTACAAAGTGCGGTTGGACCGAGGCCTATTGCTTTTGCAAGTACTATAGATAAAGACGGAAAACCGAATTTATCACCATTTAGTTTTTTTAATGTTTTTAGTGCCAATCCACCAATTTTAGTTTTTTCACCCTCTCGAAGAGTACGTGATAATTCTATAAAACATACTTTAATAAATGCTGAAGCAACACGTGAGGTCGTTATTAATGTAGTTAATTATGATATTGTGCAACAAACATCGTTAGCAAGTACAGAATATGCTGATGGAGTTAATGAATTTATAAAATCGGGATTAACACAAATTCCATCAGACATAGTAAAGCCATACAGAGTTAAAGAGTCTCCTGTACAGTTTGAATGCAAAGTAACTCAGATTATTCCGTTAGGAACAGAAGGAGGAGCAGGAAATCTAATTCTTTGTGAAGTAGTTAAAATTCATATTCACGAGGAGATATTAGATGAAAATGGAGCAATAGATCAACATAAAATTGACTTGGTTTCTCGCTTAGGAAGTAATTGGTATTCAAGATCAAATCAAGGACTTTTTGAAGTCGAAAAACCGCTTACAACCCTGGGAATAGGAGTAGATGCTGTACCTGATTTTGTAAAAGCAAGTTCTGTTTTTGATGGGAATGACTTAGGTAAATTAGGGAATATTGAAGCCTTGCCTACAACAGAAGAAGTTAGTATATTTGTGAAAGAAAACTTTTCTGTGAAAGGTGTGTTGAGTTCAGATGATGAGGTTAAAGTGCACCAAGAAGCTAAAAAGTATCTAAATGAAAACGATGTAATATCGGCTTGGAAAGTACTTTTAGCTAAAAAAATAAAAAAATAA